In Macadamia integrifolia cultivar HAES 741 chromosome 5, SCU_Mint_v3, whole genome shotgun sequence, a single window of DNA contains:
- the LOC122078316 gene encoding proline-rich receptor-like protein kinase PERK12 isoform X3 — MDNGNEFVRLFLVKVDAYLEVSPVLERVSRLILREEAFWRFFWIVFGISDTCSAGIFREREISLDDDDGQYGIQIVAMLAHTTSTRRRRNKREDAYIAQYKPPFSNFSGQPDGYFYHSYQYTGGASGQADTYYGGKPMTSPPALGNSYGSNKGYSPRNPDANVMGAKSSFSYEELMEITHGFSQNNIIGEGGFGCVHKGTLPDGRVVAVKQLKAGSGQGEREFQAEVEIISRVHHRHLVSLVGYCIAERHRLLVYEFVSNNNLEHHLHGKGVPVMEWPKRLKIALGAARGLAYLHEDCHPKIIHRDIKSSNILLDDVFEAQVADFGLAKLTNDTNTHVSTRVMGTFGYMAPEYASSGKLTDRSDVYSFGVVLLELVTGRKPVDSTQPLGDESLVEWARPLLNRALDSGDFEEIVDPRLEKRYVESEMFRMIETAAACVRHSAQKRPRMVQVVRALDTEGEMGDLSNGVKYGQSTVFDSNQYSADIQRFRRMAFGNGDSSEYSVYSGEYNSREVPFKSQSSWSRGASSEFSSGSKLMP; from the exons ATGGATAATGGAAATGAGTTTGTTAGGTTGTTCTTAGTGAAGGTAGATGCATATCTGGAGGTTTCACCGGTTCTTGAGAGGGTTTCGCGTTTAATTCTGAGAGAGGAGGCTTTTTGGCGATTCTTTTGGATTGTTTTTGGAATCTCAGACACCTGTTCTGCCGGAATCTTCAGGGAAAGGGAAATTTCCTTGGATGATGACGACGGACAATATGGGATACAGATTGTGGCAATGTTAGCTCATACTACTTCAACCAG gaggaggagaaacaaaagagaagatGCTTATATAGCCCAATACAAACCTCCATTCAGTAACTTCTCCGGACAACCAG ATGGGTATTTCTATCACTCATACCAATATACAGGTGGGGCTTCTGGACAAGCAGATACCTACTATGGTGGAAAACCCATGACATCTCCTCCTGCACTTGGAAATAGTTATGGAAGCAACAAAGGATATAGTCCCAGAAATCCAGATGCGAATGTCATGGGTGCTAAGTCATCGTTCAGCTATGAAGAGCTAATGGAAATAACGCATGGTTTTTCTCAGAATAATATTATAGGTGAGGGTGGGTTTGGATGTGTTCACAAAGGTACACTACCAGATGGGAGAGTAGTGGCAGTGAAACAGCTCAAGGCTGGTAGTGGACAGGGGGAGAGGGAATTCCAAGCAGAAGTTGAGATCATAAGCCGTGTTCACCATCGGCATTTAGTCTCTTTGGTGGGCTATTGCATTGCTGAACGTCATCGATTGCTCGTCTATGAATTTGTTTCAAATAATAATCTTGAACACCATTTGCATG GAAAAGGCGTCCCTGTGATGGAGTGGCCCAAGAGACTTAAAATTGCACTTGGTGCTGCTCGTGGGTTGGCTTATCTTCATGAAGACT GTCATCCAAAAATTATCCACAGagacatcaaatcatcaaacatACTGTTGGATGATGTCTTTGAAGCACAG GTTGCAGACTTTGGGCTTGCAAAATTAACAAATGATACTAATACACATGTATCAACTCGTGTTATGGGGACATTTGG GTACATGGCACCGGAGTATGCATCAAGTGGCAAACTGACAGATAGATCCGATGTGTACTCATTTGGAGTTGTGCTTCTAGAGCTTGTGACAGGGCGTAAACCTGTTGATTCAACTCAGCCTTTGGGGGATGAAAGTTTAGTTGAGTGG GCAAGGCCACTCTTGAACCGTGCCCTTGATTCTGGAGATTTTGAAGAAATAGTAGATCCAAGGCTTGAAAAAAGATATGTGGAGAGTGAGATGTTTAGGATGATTGAGACAGCTGCTGCTTGTGTTCGTCATTCTGCTCAAAAGAGACCCCGAATGGTACAG GTTGTGCGAGCATTGGACACTGAAGGTGAGATGGGAGATCTCTCCAATGGTGTGAAATATGGTCAAAGCACAGTATTTGACTCGAACCAGTACTCAGCAGACATTCAGAGATTCCGCAGAATGGCATTTGGTAATGGGGATAGCTCTGAATATAGCGTATACAGTGGGGAGTACAACTCTAGAGAGGTACCATTCAAATCCCAAAGTTCTTGGAGTCGGGGTGCTTCGAGTGAGTTCTCCAGTGGTAGCAAACTCATGCCATAA
- the LOC122078316 gene encoding proline-rich receptor-like protein kinase PERK12 isoform X4, with product MDNGNEFVRLFLVKVDAYLEVSPVLERVSRLILREEAFWRFFWIVFGISDTCSAGIFREREISLDDDDGQYGIQIVAMLAHTTSTRRRRNKREDAYIAQYKPPFSNFSGQPGGASGQADTYYGGKPMTSPPALGNSYGSNKGYSPRNPDANVMGAKSSFSYEELMEITHGFSQNNIIGEGGFGCVHKGTLPDGRVVAVKQLKAGSGQGEREFQAEVEIISRVHHRHLVSLVGYCIAERHRLLVYEFVSNNNLEHHLHGKGVPVMEWPKRLKIALGAARGLAYLHEDCHPKIIHRDIKSSNILLDDVFEAQVADFGLAKLTNDTNTHVSTRVMGTFGYMAPEYASSGKLTDRSDVYSFGVVLLELVTGRKPVDSTQPLGDESLVEWARPLLNRALDSGDFEEIVDPRLEKRYVESEMFRMIETAAACVRHSAQKRPRMVQVVRALDTEGEMGDLSNGVKYGQSTVFDSNQYSADIQRFRRMAFGNGDSSEYSVYSGEYNSREVPFKSQSSWSRGASSEFSSGSKLMP from the exons ATGGATAATGGAAATGAGTTTGTTAGGTTGTTCTTAGTGAAGGTAGATGCATATCTGGAGGTTTCACCGGTTCTTGAGAGGGTTTCGCGTTTAATTCTGAGAGAGGAGGCTTTTTGGCGATTCTTTTGGATTGTTTTTGGAATCTCAGACACCTGTTCTGCCGGAATCTTCAGGGAAAGGGAAATTTCCTTGGATGATGACGACGGACAATATGGGATACAGATTGTGGCAATGTTAGCTCATACTACTTCAACCAG gaggaggagaaacaaaagagaagatGCTTATATAGCCCAATACAAACCTCCATTCAGTAACTTCTCCGGACAACCAG GTGGGGCTTCTGGACAAGCAGATACCTACTATGGTGGAAAACCCATGACATCTCCTCCTGCACTTGGAAATAGTTATGGAAGCAACAAAGGATATAGTCCCAGAAATCCAGATGCGAATGTCATGGGTGCTAAGTCATCGTTCAGCTATGAAGAGCTAATGGAAATAACGCATGGTTTTTCTCAGAATAATATTATAGGTGAGGGTGGGTTTGGATGTGTTCACAAAGGTACACTACCAGATGGGAGAGTAGTGGCAGTGAAACAGCTCAAGGCTGGTAGTGGACAGGGGGAGAGGGAATTCCAAGCAGAAGTTGAGATCATAAGCCGTGTTCACCATCGGCATTTAGTCTCTTTGGTGGGCTATTGCATTGCTGAACGTCATCGATTGCTCGTCTATGAATTTGTTTCAAATAATAATCTTGAACACCATTTGCATG GAAAAGGCGTCCCTGTGATGGAGTGGCCCAAGAGACTTAAAATTGCACTTGGTGCTGCTCGTGGGTTGGCTTATCTTCATGAAGACT GTCATCCAAAAATTATCCACAGagacatcaaatcatcaaacatACTGTTGGATGATGTCTTTGAAGCACAG GTTGCAGACTTTGGGCTTGCAAAATTAACAAATGATACTAATACACATGTATCAACTCGTGTTATGGGGACATTTGG GTACATGGCACCGGAGTATGCATCAAGTGGCAAACTGACAGATAGATCCGATGTGTACTCATTTGGAGTTGTGCTTCTAGAGCTTGTGACAGGGCGTAAACCTGTTGATTCAACTCAGCCTTTGGGGGATGAAAGTTTAGTTGAGTGG GCAAGGCCACTCTTGAACCGTGCCCTTGATTCTGGAGATTTTGAAGAAATAGTAGATCCAAGGCTTGAAAAAAGATATGTGGAGAGTGAGATGTTTAGGATGATTGAGACAGCTGCTGCTTGTGTTCGTCATTCTGCTCAAAAGAGACCCCGAATGGTACAG GTTGTGCGAGCATTGGACACTGAAGGTGAGATGGGAGATCTCTCCAATGGTGTGAAATATGGTCAAAGCACAGTATTTGACTCGAACCAGTACTCAGCAGACATTCAGAGATTCCGCAGAATGGCATTTGGTAATGGGGATAGCTCTGAATATAGCGTATACAGTGGGGAGTACAACTCTAGAGAGGTACCATTCAAATCCCAAAGTTCTTGGAGTCGGGGTGCTTCGAGTGAGTTCTCCAGTGGTAGCAAACTCATGCCATAA
- the LOC122078316 gene encoding proline-rich receptor-like protein kinase PERK13 isoform X2 yields the protein MENQKPEKMLNSADSGSSSNTPPPDQNSSPEDSKSPPTDSAAAPQKSEPPTEEQKSPPPDSSNATPPPGSSSSPSPPASSPPAGSTDSPPPSPPSDSKSSPPAPAERSTPPASAPPENSGGTSKPPPASHPPPPQGSSDSPVPPPPKPNSAAAQPPPASPPLTSSPNSPVISPPPNSPDASKQTPPPPAAENSGSPPAQSTSPPSAESPPKAVPSPQTPGSPPATSTQNPTPSNVPPSTSTTPASQTSKHTPKLSPPSSQSPSTSSISSQTGAIIGISVAGVVIIAFLFFCVARRRRNKREDAYIAQYKPPFSNFSGQPGGASGQADTYYGGKPMTSPPALGNSYGSNKGYSPRNPDANVMGAKSSFSYEELMEITHGFSQNNIIGEGGFGCVHKGTLPDGRVVAVKQLKAGSGQGEREFQAEVEIISRVHHRHLVSLVGYCIAERHRLLVYEFVSNNNLEHHLHGKGVPVMEWPKRLKIALGAARGLAYLHEDCHPKIIHRDIKSSNILLDDVFEAQVADFGLAKLTNDTNTHVSTRVMGTFGYMAPEYASSGKLTDRSDVYSFGVVLLELVTGRKPVDSTQPLGDESLVEWARPLLNRALDSGDFEEIVDPRLEKRYVESEMFRMIETAAACVRHSAQKRPRMVQVVRALDTEGEMGDLSNGVKYGQSTVFDSNQYSADIQRFRRMAFGNGDSSEYSVYSGEYNSREVPFKSQSSWSRGASSEFSSGSKLMP from the exons atggaaaatcaaaAGCCAGAGAAAATGTTGAACTCGGCAGACTCGGGTTCCTCATCTAATACTCCTCCTCCCGATCAAAACTCATCCCCagaagattcaaaatctccacctACAGATTCTGCTGCTGCACCCCAAAAGTCAGAGCCACCCACGGAGGAGCAGAAATCTCCCCCACCTGATTCATCAAATGCTACCCCTCCACCAGGTAGCTCTTCATCTCCCTCACCTCCAGCATCTAGCCCACCAGCCGGTTCCACCGATTCACCACCCCCTTCTCCACCGTCGGATTCAAAATCTTCACCACCAGCGCCGGCTGAGAGGTCAACACCTCCAGCATCTGCACCCCCAGAAAATTCGGGTGGGACTTCAAAGCCTCCACCTGCATCGCATCCTCCCCCGCCACAGGGTTCTTCTGATTCACCAGTGCCACCTCCCCCAAAGCCAAATTCTGCTGCTGCTCAGCCTCCTCCAGCATCCCCTCCTCTGACCAGCTCTCCCAATTCACCTGTGATTTCTCCTCCACCTAATTCTCCTGATGCATCCAAACAAACCCCACCTCCACCAGCTGCAGAAAACTCGGGATCACCACCAGCACAAAGTACCTCCCCTCCATCAGCTGAAAGCCCACCCAAGGCTGTCCCATCTCCTCAAACACCTGGATCACCACCTGCAACATCAACCCAAAATCCCACTCCCTCTAATGTCCCACCATCTACATCAACTACTCCAGCTTCTCAAACTTCCAAACATACCCCAAAACTATCACCTCCTTCCTCACAATCACCCTCTACttcttccatctcttcccaaaCAGGTGCCATTATTGGAATCTCAGTGGCAGGAGTGGTGATTATTGCGTTCTTATTCTTCTGTGTggcaaggaggaggagaaacaaaagagaagatGCTTATATAGCCCAATACAAACCTCCATTCAGTAACTTCTCCGGACAACCAG GTGGGGCTTCTGGACAAGCAGATACCTACTATGGTGGAAAACCCATGACATCTCCTCCTGCACTTGGAAATAGTTATGGAAGCAACAAAGGATATAGTCCCAGAAATCCAGATGCGAATGTCATGGGTGCTAAGTCATCGTTCAGCTATGAAGAGCTAATGGAAATAACGCATGGTTTTTCTCAGAATAATATTATAGGTGAGGGTGGGTTTGGATGTGTTCACAAAGGTACACTACCAGATGGGAGAGTAGTGGCAGTGAAACAGCTCAAGGCTGGTAGTGGACAGGGGGAGAGGGAATTCCAAGCAGAAGTTGAGATCATAAGCCGTGTTCACCATCGGCATTTAGTCTCTTTGGTGGGCTATTGCATTGCTGAACGTCATCGATTGCTCGTCTATGAATTTGTTTCAAATAATAATCTTGAACACCATTTGCATG GAAAAGGCGTCCCTGTGATGGAGTGGCCCAAGAGACTTAAAATTGCACTTGGTGCTGCTCGTGGGTTGGCTTATCTTCATGAAGACT GTCATCCAAAAATTATCCACAGagacatcaaatcatcaaacatACTGTTGGATGATGTCTTTGAAGCACAG GTTGCAGACTTTGGGCTTGCAAAATTAACAAATGATACTAATACACATGTATCAACTCGTGTTATGGGGACATTTGG GTACATGGCACCGGAGTATGCATCAAGTGGCAAACTGACAGATAGATCCGATGTGTACTCATTTGGAGTTGTGCTTCTAGAGCTTGTGACAGGGCGTAAACCTGTTGATTCAACTCAGCCTTTGGGGGATGAAAGTTTAGTTGAGTGG GCAAGGCCACTCTTGAACCGTGCCCTTGATTCTGGAGATTTTGAAGAAATAGTAGATCCAAGGCTTGAAAAAAGATATGTGGAGAGTGAGATGTTTAGGATGATTGAGACAGCTGCTGCTTGTGTTCGTCATTCTGCTCAAAAGAGACCCCGAATGGTACAG GTTGTGCGAGCATTGGACACTGAAGGTGAGATGGGAGATCTCTCCAATGGTGTGAAATATGGTCAAAGCACAGTATTTGACTCGAACCAGTACTCAGCAGACATTCAGAGATTCCGCAGAATGGCATTTGGTAATGGGGATAGCTCTGAATATAGCGTATACAGTGGGGAGTACAACTCTAGAGAGGTACCATTCAAATCCCAAAGTTCTTGGAGTCGGGGTGCTTCGAGTGAGTTCTCCAGTGGTAGCAAACTCATGCCATAA
- the LOC122078316 gene encoding proline-rich receptor-like protein kinase PERK13 isoform X1 has product MENQKPEKMLNSADSGSSSNTPPPDQNSSPEDSKSPPTDSAAAPQKSEPPTEEQKSPPPDSSNATPPPGSSSSPSPPASSPPAGSTDSPPPSPPSDSKSSPPAPAERSTPPASAPPENSGGTSKPPPASHPPPPQGSSDSPVPPPPKPNSAAAQPPPASPPLTSSPNSPVISPPPNSPDASKQTPPPPAAENSGSPPAQSTSPPSAESPPKAVPSPQTPGSPPATSTQNPTPSNVPPSTSTTPASQTSKHTPKLSPPSSQSPSTSSISSQTGAIIGISVAGVVIIAFLFFCVARRRRNKREDAYIAQYKPPFSNFSGQPDGYFYHSYQYTGGASGQADTYYGGKPMTSPPALGNSYGSNKGYSPRNPDANVMGAKSSFSYEELMEITHGFSQNNIIGEGGFGCVHKGTLPDGRVVAVKQLKAGSGQGEREFQAEVEIISRVHHRHLVSLVGYCIAERHRLLVYEFVSNNNLEHHLHGKGVPVMEWPKRLKIALGAARGLAYLHEDCHPKIIHRDIKSSNILLDDVFEAQVADFGLAKLTNDTNTHVSTRVMGTFGYMAPEYASSGKLTDRSDVYSFGVVLLELVTGRKPVDSTQPLGDESLVEWARPLLNRALDSGDFEEIVDPRLEKRYVESEMFRMIETAAACVRHSAQKRPRMVQVVRALDTEGEMGDLSNGVKYGQSTVFDSNQYSADIQRFRRMAFGNGDSSEYSVYSGEYNSREVPFKSQSSWSRGASSEFSSGSKLMP; this is encoded by the exons atggaaaatcaaaAGCCAGAGAAAATGTTGAACTCGGCAGACTCGGGTTCCTCATCTAATACTCCTCCTCCCGATCAAAACTCATCCCCagaagattcaaaatctccacctACAGATTCTGCTGCTGCACCCCAAAAGTCAGAGCCACCCACGGAGGAGCAGAAATCTCCCCCACCTGATTCATCAAATGCTACCCCTCCACCAGGTAGCTCTTCATCTCCCTCACCTCCAGCATCTAGCCCACCAGCCGGTTCCACCGATTCACCACCCCCTTCTCCACCGTCGGATTCAAAATCTTCACCACCAGCGCCGGCTGAGAGGTCAACACCTCCAGCATCTGCACCCCCAGAAAATTCGGGTGGGACTTCAAAGCCTCCACCTGCATCGCATCCTCCCCCGCCACAGGGTTCTTCTGATTCACCAGTGCCACCTCCCCCAAAGCCAAATTCTGCTGCTGCTCAGCCTCCTCCAGCATCCCCTCCTCTGACCAGCTCTCCCAATTCACCTGTGATTTCTCCTCCACCTAATTCTCCTGATGCATCCAAACAAACCCCACCTCCACCAGCTGCAGAAAACTCGGGATCACCACCAGCACAAAGTACCTCCCCTCCATCAGCTGAAAGCCCACCCAAGGCTGTCCCATCTCCTCAAACACCTGGATCACCACCTGCAACATCAACCCAAAATCCCACTCCCTCTAATGTCCCACCATCTACATCAACTACTCCAGCTTCTCAAACTTCCAAACATACCCCAAAACTATCACCTCCTTCCTCACAATCACCCTCTACttcttccatctcttcccaaaCAGGTGCCATTATTGGAATCTCAGTGGCAGGAGTGGTGATTATTGCGTTCTTATTCTTCTGTGTggcaaggaggaggagaaacaaaagagaagatGCTTATATAGCCCAATACAAACCTCCATTCAGTAACTTCTCCGGACAACCAG ATGGGTATTTCTATCACTCATACCAATATACAGGTGGGGCTTCTGGACAAGCAGATACCTACTATGGTGGAAAACCCATGACATCTCCTCCTGCACTTGGAAATAGTTATGGAAGCAACAAAGGATATAGTCCCAGAAATCCAGATGCGAATGTCATGGGTGCTAAGTCATCGTTCAGCTATGAAGAGCTAATGGAAATAACGCATGGTTTTTCTCAGAATAATATTATAGGTGAGGGTGGGTTTGGATGTGTTCACAAAGGTACACTACCAGATGGGAGAGTAGTGGCAGTGAAACAGCTCAAGGCTGGTAGTGGACAGGGGGAGAGGGAATTCCAAGCAGAAGTTGAGATCATAAGCCGTGTTCACCATCGGCATTTAGTCTCTTTGGTGGGCTATTGCATTGCTGAACGTCATCGATTGCTCGTCTATGAATTTGTTTCAAATAATAATCTTGAACACCATTTGCATG GAAAAGGCGTCCCTGTGATGGAGTGGCCCAAGAGACTTAAAATTGCACTTGGTGCTGCTCGTGGGTTGGCTTATCTTCATGAAGACT GTCATCCAAAAATTATCCACAGagacatcaaatcatcaaacatACTGTTGGATGATGTCTTTGAAGCACAG GTTGCAGACTTTGGGCTTGCAAAATTAACAAATGATACTAATACACATGTATCAACTCGTGTTATGGGGACATTTGG GTACATGGCACCGGAGTATGCATCAAGTGGCAAACTGACAGATAGATCCGATGTGTACTCATTTGGAGTTGTGCTTCTAGAGCTTGTGACAGGGCGTAAACCTGTTGATTCAACTCAGCCTTTGGGGGATGAAAGTTTAGTTGAGTGG GCAAGGCCACTCTTGAACCGTGCCCTTGATTCTGGAGATTTTGAAGAAATAGTAGATCCAAGGCTTGAAAAAAGATATGTGGAGAGTGAGATGTTTAGGATGATTGAGACAGCTGCTGCTTGTGTTCGTCATTCTGCTCAAAAGAGACCCCGAATGGTACAG GTTGTGCGAGCATTGGACACTGAAGGTGAGATGGGAGATCTCTCCAATGGTGTGAAATATGGTCAAAGCACAGTATTTGACTCGAACCAGTACTCAGCAGACATTCAGAGATTCCGCAGAATGGCATTTGGTAATGGGGATAGCTCTGAATATAGCGTATACAGTGGGGAGTACAACTCTAGAGAGGTACCATTCAAATCCCAAAGTTCTTGGAGTCGGGGTGCTTCGAGTGAGTTCTCCAGTGGTAGCAAACTCATGCCATAA